A single region of the Salipaludibacillus sp. LMS25 genome encodes:
- a CDS encoding DUF948 domain-containing protein — MDWLGIAVFILSLACMGFVIILIPVMKKLASTLENTAATVETVNKSIGEMAGEATVLLYNTNETLADINGKIEKLNPLFDIIHDTGESAHHLTSTMVKFTSNKAARGEAAAQFTDKNNLEGLLRGASFIYYLRQMKKERDK; from the coding sequence ATGGATTGGTTAGGCATTGCCGTGTTTATTTTATCATTAGCTTGCATGGGATTCGTCATTATTTTAATTCCTGTTATGAAAAAGCTTGCTTCCACCCTTGAGAATACGGCCGCAACGGTGGAGACAGTTAATAAAAGCATTGGGGAAATGGCAGGCGAAGCAACAGTTCTTTTGTATAACACGAACGAAACATTAGCAGACATAAATGGCAAGATCGAAAAGCTTAATCCACTGTTTGATATTATTCATGATACAGGAGAATCAGCGCATCATTTAACGTCTACCATGGTTAAATTCACATCTAATAAAGCCGCACGTGGAGAAGCCGCTGCGCAATTCACTGATAAAAACAACCTGGAAGGCCTATTGAGAGGCGCTTCATTTATTTATTACTTAAGACAAATGAAAAAAGAACGAGACAAATAA
- a CDS encoding glycoside hydrolase family 1 protein, giving the protein MSNKKFPKNFLWGAATSAYQVEGAAEEDGKAKSQQDVLNELNPVTDLAIASDHYHRYKEDIALMKELGLKSYRFSIAWSRVLPNGVGERNTKGIEFYHNLIDELIKNEITPIPTLYHYDMPMALVEKYDGWINRQSVDDFAKYAELVIKEYKDKVKYWTTINEQSIIVQQWTKKNYIPKKYINNPQIKYQINHHMNLAHAMACKYVHKYVKDGKVGANLSYAPIYPLTTDPKDQLAAQNANDLRNLYYTDIYLKGKYNKSALIYLENNGLAPKIEKHDMDIIKEGYSDFLAINYYYSNTAKAPESNAERIEPGLNLSNEKGKSAKGEIQPGFYEMVQNPKLETTDWGWTIDPTGLEYVLRELYSRYEVPFMITENGLGAFDKLEDDNRIHDAYRIDYIREHIKSMAKAIEFGVELWSYNPWSFIDILSTSNGYSKRYGLVYVDRTDEDPKILKRIKKDSYYWYQGVIKSNGEIL; this is encoded by the coding sequence ATGAGTAATAAAAAATTCCCTAAGAATTTCCTTTGGGGTGCAGCAACAAGCGCCTACCAAGTAGAAGGGGCCGCTGAAGAAGATGGAAAGGCGAAATCACAACAAGATGTATTAAATGAATTAAATCCGGTTACAGACTTAGCTATTGCTAGCGACCATTATCATCGATATAAAGAAGATATTGCTTTAATGAAAGAATTAGGTTTGAAATCCTATCGCTTTTCTATTGCTTGGTCAAGGGTTCTCCCGAATGGTGTAGGTGAGCGAAACACTAAAGGTATTGAATTTTACCATAATTTAATTGATGAATTAATAAAAAATGAAATTACACCCATCCCAACTCTCTATCACTATGACATGCCTATGGCTTTAGTTGAAAAGTACGATGGATGGATTAACAGACAAAGTGTTGATGACTTTGCGAAATATGCTGAGTTGGTAATTAAAGAATATAAAGATAAAGTAAAATATTGGACTACAATTAATGAGCAAAGTATTATAGTTCAACAATGGACCAAAAAGAACTATATACCCAAGAAATATATAAATAATCCACAAATAAAGTATCAAATTAATCATCACATGAATCTAGCCCATGCAATGGCATGTAAATACGTTCACAAATACGTAAAAGATGGTAAAGTAGGTGCCAATTTAAGTTATGCGCCTATATATCCTTTAACCACTGATCCTAAAGATCAATTGGCAGCACAAAATGCAAATGATCTAAGAAATTTATACTATACAGATATTTATTTAAAGGGGAAATATAATAAATCTGCCTTAATATATTTAGAAAATAATGGCCTAGCTCCAAAAATTGAAAAGCACGATATGGATATTATTAAAGAAGGATATTCTGATTTCTTAGCAATTAATTATTATTACAGTAATACTGCAAAAGCGCCTGAATCGAATGCAGAAAGAATAGAGCCTGGATTAAATTTATCTAACGAAAAAGGAAAGTCGGCTAAAGGTGAGATTCAACCTGGCTTTTATGAAATGGTGCAAAATCCCAAACTTGAAACGACAGATTGGGGTTGGACCATAGATCCAACCGGTTTAGAATATGTTCTAAGGGAGTTATATTCACGTTATGAGGTTCCATTCATGATAACAGAAAACGGATTAGGTGCCTTTGATAAATTAGAAGATGACAATAGAATCCATGATGCCTACAGAATCGATTATATTAGAGAACATATTAAATCAATGGCTAAAGCGATAGAATTTGGAGTCGAACTTTGGTCATATAACCCATGGTCTTTTATTGATATTCTAAGTACAAGTAATGGTTATTCAAAACGCTACGGCCTTGTATATGTAGATCGAACAGATGAAGATCCAAAGATATTGAAAAGAATTAAAAAAGATTCTTATTATTGGTATCAAGGTGTTATTAAATCTAATGGTGAAATTTTATAA
- a CDS encoding PTS lactose/cellobiose transporter subunit IIA, giving the protein MASINNQKENEDQLVAIAMQIILHSGEARSLADRAFSNAKEKNFIKANELLEKANSELLKAHRSQTEVIQNEARGIKYDSSLLFIHAQDHLMTIMSEIKITQKMIELIKLND; this is encoded by the coding sequence ATGGCGAGTATAAATAATCAAAAAGAGAATGAGGATCAGCTAGTAGCCATAGCTATGCAAATAATATTACATTCCGGGGAGGCTAGATCCCTTGCGGATAGAGCATTTAGCAACGCAAAAGAGAAAAACTTTATTAAAGCCAATGAGCTGTTGGAAAAAGCTAATTCAGAATTACTTAAAGCGCATCGTTCTCAAACAGAAGTTATTCAAAATGAAGCTAGAGGTATAAAGTATGATTCCTCGCTTTTGTTTATACATGCACAAGATCATTTAATGACGATTATGTCAGAGATAAAAATAACCCAAAAAATGATCGAATTAATTAAATTAAATGACTAA
- a CDS encoding group 1 truncated hemoglobin: MTTLYDKLGGESAIETAVDTFYVKVLADETVNHFFTNTDMTKQRQHQAKFLSYALGGPHQYSGLSMEKAHENMNIQPEHFNAIASHLKSTLEELNIHDDDIEQVMEKVAALAPNIMYK, translated from the coding sequence ATGACCACACTCTATGACAAGCTAGGTGGCGAATCAGCCATTGAAACAGCCGTAGACACATTTTATGTTAAGGTACTAGCGGATGAGACAGTAAATCATTTTTTCACCAACACTGATATGACAAAACAGCGTCAACATCAAGCCAAATTTTTATCATATGCGCTAGGCGGACCTCACCAATATAGTGGTCTCTCGATGGAAAAGGCCCATGAAAACATGAACATTCAGCCAGAACACTTTAATGCCATTGCTAGTCATTTAAAATCCACTCTTGAAGAATTAAACATTCATGACGATGACATTGAACAGGTCATGGAAAAAGTGGCGGCTTTGGCGCCGAACATTATGTATAAGTAA
- a CDS encoding HTH domain-containing protein, translated as MIEKKKKLLRYLVEMNSPCSASELAEILEVSVRTVKTYIKDINSSTEKIIVHSSYKGYLASKNDALLLLNRQNALPQNYSERAFYMIKKILVEHKDLNAFDICNDLYISYSTLKNDLLYLASNKCMKWQLKMNATCRL; from the coding sequence TTGATAGAGAAAAAAAAGAAATTGCTTCGCTATTTAGTTGAGATGAATTCACCGTGTTCCGCATCAGAATTAGCTGAAATATTAGAGGTATCTGTGCGTACTGTAAAAACCTATATAAAGGATATAAACTCATCAACAGAGAAAATAATAGTACATTCTTCATACAAAGGTTATTTAGCTAGTAAAAATGACGCACTTCTTCTATTAAATCGACAAAATGCTTTACCTCAAAATTACTCTGAACGAGCCTTTTATATGATTAAAAAGATATTGGTAGAGCATAAAGATTTGAACGCTTTTGATATCTGTAATGATTTATATATCAGTTATTCAACATTGAAGAACGACCTATTGTATTTGGCAAGTAATAAATGTATGAAATGGCAATTAAAAATGAATGCCACTTGCCGCCTCTAA
- a CDS encoding ABC transporter permease: MLSLLKNEWIKLWNKKQTWVFAGLIIAFTLCGALLISFVFSEDVVSEDGWDETLEMEIAEQKEILANEPDDEWEIEHAENIIEENEQLLEAGVNPNDENNMVFLNLSFLGLASFITLFSVIVASSIVSSEIDNNTMKHLLIRPYERWQILLSKFVTVLAFSITLIGLLLVSNLIFGTLFFGTGSFSSPAIEHTMEGIVTTTVNEVLPAKIGLYFLNMLMFVIISFAVSILFKSQTLAVGIGIFILFSSSILQGFMMLLEEYAWFKFIFLPHLSLPTYAVQDHILQDVGLGFSLTILAIYGAIFMTACLVYFQKRDLAD; the protein is encoded by the coding sequence ATGTTATCCTTATTAAAAAATGAATGGATTAAGTTATGGAATAAGAAACAAACGTGGGTATTCGCTGGTCTCATTATCGCTTTCACTTTATGTGGCGCACTGCTAATTTCGTTTGTTTTTTCAGAGGATGTAGTGAGTGAGGATGGATGGGACGAGACATTAGAGATGGAAATTGCAGAACAAAAAGAAATACTAGCAAATGAGCCTGACGATGAGTGGGAGATTGAACATGCAGAAAATATCATTGAAGAGAATGAACAGCTGCTAGAAGCAGGTGTGAATCCAAATGACGAGAACAACATGGTTTTCTTAAATCTTTCATTTCTTGGTCTGGCCTCATTCATTACACTCTTTTCTGTTATAGTTGCCAGTTCAATCGTGTCCTCCGAAATTGATAATAACACGATGAAGCATTTACTCATACGTCCTTATGAGCGCTGGCAAATCCTTTTATCAAAATTCGTGACGGTATTAGCTTTTTCCATAACACTTATCGGTTTATTGCTCGTCAGTAATCTGATCTTTGGCACACTCTTTTTTGGGACTGGGAGTTTTTCATCTCCTGCCATAGAACACACGATGGAAGGTATTGTAACGACGACAGTTAATGAGGTGTTGCCGGCAAAGATTGGTCTCTATTTCTTAAATATGCTTATGTTTGTTATCATTTCCTTTGCCGTATCTATTTTATTTAAAAGTCAAACATTGGCAGTCGGTATCGGTATTTTCATTTTATTTAGCAGCTCAATACTACAAGGTTTCATGATGTTGCTAGAGGAGTATGCGTGGTTTAAATTCATCTTTTTGCCACATTTAAGTTTACCGACATATGCCGTGCAAGATCATATTTTACAAGACGTTGGCCTTGGCTTTTCTTTAACGATTTTAGCCATTTACGGAGCTATTTTTATGACTGCTTGCCTCGTTTACTTCCAAAAACGTGATTTGGCGGATTAA
- a CDS encoding ABC transporter ATP-binding protein: MTDIVLDISGLTKRVKQNKKIVDNVSFQMKKGEILGLLGPNGAGKTTTIRMIVGLIKKTEGSVKINGLDLDEEGQACKSEVGAIVENPAFYDYMSGYKNLQQYGRMSKKEIPPERYEEVIELVKLKHAINDKVKKYSLGMKQRLGVAQALLHHPAVLILDEPTNGLDPKGIRELRDYLRQLANEGISTLVSSHLLSEMQLMCDRVVIMEQGKIINVTTIESLDESNETEDQVVALRLNASQVNEANDLLNTMDTVTVMEKENSHILVVKTSYDNIPALNKKLVEAAIDIYAIELRKTSLEDKFLALTADGEAKLQKEVE, encoded by the coding sequence ATGACTGACATTGTGTTAGATATTAGTGGTCTGACGAAGCGTGTAAAACAAAACAAAAAAATCGTTGATAACGTCTCGTTTCAAATGAAAAAAGGGGAAATTTTGGGCCTTCTAGGACCGAATGGAGCGGGGAAAACGACGACGATTCGTATGATTGTCGGCCTCATTAAAAAAACAGAAGGAAGCGTCAAAATCAATGGACTCGACCTTGATGAGGAAGGACAGGCATGTAAATCAGAAGTAGGGGCTATCGTCGAAAACCCAGCCTTCTATGATTATATGAGTGGCTATAAGAACTTACAGCAATATGGCCGTATGTCAAAAAAAGAGATTCCTCCAGAACGCTATGAGGAAGTGATTGAGCTTGTAAAATTAAAGCATGCTATTAACGATAAAGTGAAAAAGTATAGTTTAGGGATGAAGCAACGTCTAGGGGTGGCGCAAGCACTACTACATCATCCCGCTGTGTTGATTTTGGATGAACCGACAAATGGCCTTGACCCTAAAGGTATTAGAGAGCTTCGTGATTATTTAAGACAACTAGCCAATGAAGGGATTTCAACGCTCGTGTCATCTCATTTATTATCAGAAATGCAATTAATGTGTGACAGAGTGGTTATCATGGAACAAGGCAAAATTATTAATGTGACGACTATTGAAAGCTTGGATGAGAGTAATGAAACAGAAGATCAAGTTGTTGCTTTACGTCTTAATGCTTCACAGGTCAACGAAGCGAATGACTTACTAAACACCATGGACACCGTTACTGTCATGGAAAAAGAAAACAGCCATATTCTCGTTGTAAAAACATCCTATGACAACATTCCCGCATTGAATAAAAAACTTGTTGAAGCAGCTATTGACATTTATGCTATTGAATTAAGGAAAACCTCTTTAGAAGATAAATTCCTTGCATTGACGGCTGATGGGGAAGCAAAGCTTCAAAAGGAGGTTGAATAA
- a CDS encoding PTS sugar transporter subunit IIB codes for MEKIRILLSCGAGMSSGLLAQKARQAAKKRGLEVKIDAKSEAEAPSYFPSIDILLLGPHYEAFKEEFSKMGKPHNVPVEVIPKEIYGLLDGEKLIDFVIRTLDSYN; via the coding sequence ATGGAGAAAATTAGAATCTTATTATCTTGTGGAGCTGGAATGTCTAGTGGTTTATTAGCTCAGAAAGCTAGGCAAGCTGCAAAAAAAAGAGGATTGGAAGTTAAGATTGATGCAAAAAGTGAAGCAGAAGCCCCTTCGTATTTTCCTTCTATTGATATTTTATTATTAGGTCCACACTATGAAGCGTTTAAAGAAGAATTTAGCAAAATGGGTAAACCTCATAATGTTCCTGTTGAAGTTATACCGAAAGAGATATATGGACTATTAGATGGTGAAAAACTTATTGATTTCGTTATCCGAACTTTAGATTCATACAATTAG
- a CDS encoding PTS sugar transporter subunit IIC has product MKKFISWLIDVFAPNMQKIVKNPWIAGLSSTMQKIIPFILTGSMVFIYNIFRSYFPSLPDLGIISNFTFGLLGLLVAFMVANQLMEKLQHQRYTLIAGLTSISVFLMFIKPVFDDGMMVVDFGRFGPSGIFVGMVAGYFVSIIFYHYGKLNLLSESNIPIMVVEWINNILPIIIAISITAILAFRVDMDIFDLIVQAFSPIQSFGQTLPGLILIVFLMAFFYSLGISAWIWNAVTTPIFMQGIMENIEAVNQGLEVTNIVTSETVFTAALITMGGVGATLGLNLLMLISKSKELRTVGRLFIFPSFFNINEPIMFSTVVMNPLLMLPLWINAITGPTVVWLAMSSGFLNIPSQMIQVGQIPAPFSSVMITQDLKAVIVYFILLGMYLITWYPFFKAYEKKRLQQEGSGELNKIN; this is encoded by the coding sequence ATGAAAAAGTTTATTTCTTGGCTTATAGATGTTTTTGCACCGAATATGCAAAAAATAGTTAAAAACCCTTGGATAGCCGGATTATCAAGTACAATGCAAAAAATTATTCCTTTCATCCTAACAGGTTCCATGGTATTTATCTATAATATTTTTCGTTCTTACTTCCCGTCACTTCCTGACCTAGGTATAATTTCTAATTTTACATTTGGATTGCTTGGTTTATTAGTCGCTTTTATGGTCGCAAACCAATTGATGGAGAAGTTGCAACATCAAAGATATACCCTTATTGCAGGGTTAACATCGATTTCTGTATTTTTAATGTTTATAAAACCAGTATTTGATGACGGGATGATGGTTGTAGATTTTGGAAGATTCGGCCCGTCAGGAATTTTCGTTGGTATGGTAGCTGGTTATTTTGTGAGCATTATATTCTATCACTATGGAAAGTTAAATTTGCTTAGTGAATCAAACATTCCTATTATGGTCGTTGAATGGATTAATAATATCTTACCTATAATTATAGCAATTTCTATAACAGCAATTCTAGCATTTAGAGTTGATATGGATATTTTCGATCTAATAGTACAAGCATTCTCTCCAATTCAATCGTTCGGTCAAACTCTGCCGGGGCTTATTTTAATAGTATTCTTAATGGCTTTCTTCTACTCCTTAGGTATTTCCGCTTGGATTTGGAACGCAGTTACTACACCAATTTTCATGCAAGGTATAATGGAAAATATTGAAGCTGTTAACCAAGGGTTGGAAGTTACAAATATTGTTACTAGTGAAACAGTGTTTACTGCAGCTCTGATAACAATGGGCGGGGTTGGTGCAACTTTAGGCTTGAACTTGCTAATGTTAATTTCGAAGTCCAAAGAACTAAGAACAGTTGGAAGATTATTTATTTTTCCTTCTTTCTTTAATATAAATGAACCTATAATGTTTAGTACTGTCGTTATGAATCCACTTCTAATGCTACCATTATGGATTAATGCGATAACTGGTCCTACAGTAGTCTGGTTAGCAATGAGCTCTGGATTTCTAAACATTCCATCACAAATGATACAAGTCGGTCAAATTCCAGCACCATTCTCTAGTGTAATGATTACGCAAGATTTAAAAGCTGTTATTGTGTACTTTATTCTATTAGGTATGTATTTAATAACTTGGTATCCTTTCTTTAAAGCTTATGAGAAGAAAAGGCTTCAGCAAGAAGGCTCGGGTGAGCTAAACAAAATCAATTAA
- the istA gene encoding IS21 family transposase: protein MLAVAQIDYIRHEVNQKGKKYAGVAKSMGIDPRTVTKYANKEEFEARQPQKRKARVMDPVKPILDKWIKEDLKKKKKNHRTAKKMFEQLVTFHSFEGSDRSVRDYVSKRKKELADYHKEAALPLESIPGTAQVDFGTAPFKYQAEVIDLPYLVMSFPFSNTFYFQVFPSENTECLLEGLQRMFSHMGGVPATIRFDNLSPAVKKIKSKGNRDLTDTFERFVLHYGFKYEFCNPGKGNEKGHVEAMVKYVRNNFLLPECTVVNLDSFNETLWGLAEQDRERLHYKKQGLQSALFREDEKAWLLLPEKPFDCAHYKKAKADKYGIVTVDNKEYSTSPRFAGQSVKLQITYNSIVVLNEDNEVIVKHHRLYGVKRRSMVWQPYLDLLSKRPKAIKYSSIYDHFPYTWSKYLKDCTEEEQKSALRLLGKLLKNNDFTLLNKALEMASFHGHPNTDQIKHCFYSLLNQNESYKTIRPQFKLPDVPQATRGLSHYDSFFQEGGGANE from the coding sequence ATGTTAGCAGTGGCACAAATTGATTATATCAGACATGAAGTGAATCAAAAAGGTAAAAAGTATGCCGGTGTGGCAAAGAGCATGGGGATCGATCCCCGTACGGTTACAAAGTATGCAAATAAGGAAGAATTCGAGGCTAGACAGCCTCAGAAACGTAAAGCAAGAGTTATGGATCCTGTGAAGCCTATTTTAGATAAATGGATCAAGGAGGATCTGAAAAAGAAAAAGAAGAACCATCGTACGGCTAAGAAAATGTTTGAGCAGTTAGTAACGTTTCATAGTTTCGAAGGTTCAGATCGATCAGTTAGGGATTATGTTTCTAAACGAAAAAAGGAACTAGCGGATTATCATAAAGAAGCTGCCCTCCCTCTTGAATCAATTCCAGGAACAGCTCAAGTGGATTTTGGGACAGCCCCTTTTAAATATCAAGCAGAGGTTATCGACCTTCCGTATTTAGTCATGTCATTCCCGTTTAGTAATACGTTTTATTTTCAGGTGTTTCCTTCGGAAAATACAGAGTGCTTACTAGAAGGATTACAACGAATGTTTAGTCATATGGGCGGAGTGCCAGCAACAATCCGGTTTGATAATTTATCCCCTGCGGTGAAAAAGATAAAGAGCAAAGGGAACCGGGATCTCACCGACACGTTTGAACGCTTTGTCCTGCATTATGGTTTTAAGTATGAGTTCTGTAATCCAGGCAAAGGAAACGAAAAAGGTCATGTGGAAGCCATGGTTAAGTACGTTCGTAATAATTTTCTTCTTCCGGAGTGTACTGTCGTTAACCTTGATTCGTTTAATGAAACTTTGTGGGGACTGGCAGAACAGGATCGGGAACGACTGCATTATAAAAAACAAGGTCTACAATCCGCGTTGTTTAGAGAAGATGAGAAAGCGTGGCTGCTTCTTCCGGAGAAACCCTTCGATTGTGCACATTATAAGAAAGCGAAAGCAGATAAATATGGGATTGTCACAGTGGACAACAAGGAATACTCCACTTCCCCTCGATTTGCGGGACAGAGCGTAAAACTACAGATCACTTATAACTCTATTGTCGTATTGAACGAGGATAACGAGGTGATTGTGAAACATCACCGCTTATACGGTGTGAAGAGGAGATCCATGGTATGGCAGCCTTATCTTGATCTTCTTTCGAAGCGCCCAAAAGCCATTAAGTATTCAAGTATATACGATCACTTTCCTTATACCTGGTCAAAATATTTAAAAGACTGTACGGAGGAAGAACAAAAATCAGCCTTACGGCTTTTAGGAAAATTGCTTAAAAATAATGATTTCACCCTTTTAAATAAAGCTTTAGAGATGGCATCTTTCCACGGGCATCCGAACACCGACCAGATTAAACATTGTTTTTATTCGTTACTGAACCAAAATGAAAGTTATAAGACTATCAGGCCACAATTTAAGCTGCCTGATGTCCCACAAGCGACTCGGGGGCTCTCTCATTATGATTCCTTCTTCCAGGAAGGTGGTGGCGCAAATGAATGA
- the istB gene encoding IS21-like element helper ATPase IstB, with protein sequence MNEQIENYAKRLKLSWIRENYKDIKADTHEEYLLKLFEKEVENREERKINLLLSQAQLPKTGTQPFQWEHIQIPQGIDRSTVLNGSFIKEKENLILYGGVGTGKTYLATLISLNAIHRFGSRVKFFTVAALVNKLIEENQKGSLPKFMKQIEKLDLLVLDELGYIPLNKEGAELLFQVISMCYENRSIVITTNLQFGQWNHVFGDPILTEAVIDRLIHHSHLLVFTGDSFRYKESLLHQ encoded by the coding sequence ATGAATGAGCAGATTGAGAATTATGCCAAACGACTAAAGTTAAGCTGGATTCGAGAGAACTATAAAGACATAAAAGCAGATACACACGAAGAATATCTTCTCAAGCTATTTGAAAAAGAAGTGGAAAACCGCGAAGAACGTAAAATTAATTTATTACTCAGCCAGGCCCAGTTGCCAAAGACAGGCACCCAACCATTCCAGTGGGAACACATTCAAATTCCACAAGGAATTGACCGGTCAACTGTATTAAATGGCAGCTTTATTAAAGAGAAGGAAAACCTCATTTTATATGGTGGAGTCGGCACTGGCAAAACCTATTTGGCAACGTTAATATCCTTAAATGCCATACATCGTTTTGGCAGTCGTGTGAAGTTCTTTACGGTGGCAGCTTTAGTTAATAAGTTGATTGAAGAAAATCAGAAAGGATCGCTTCCGAAGTTTATGAAACAGATTGAAAAGCTTGATCTCCTGGTTCTTGATGAACTGGGGTACATCCCTCTTAATAAAGAAGGGGCCGAGCTGTTATTTCAGGTCATTTCCATGTGTTATGAAAACCGTAGTATTGTCATCACAACAAACCTGCAATTTGGTCAATGGAATCATGTTTTTGGGGATCCGATCCTCACGGAAGCAGTCATTGACCGATTAATTCACCACTCTCATTTACTGGTGTTTACCGGAGACAGCTTTCGTTACAAAGAATCATTACTACATCAATAA